The Culex quinquefasciatus strain JHB chromosome 2, VPISU_Cqui_1.0_pri_paternal, whole genome shotgun sequence genome contains the following window.
aaccttcaaaatttctgaTACAATCTtaagataaatatatttatcaacGATTTTTACaagttgaaaagaaaaaaaaaatttcaaaagatttcaaatcaaaatttagatttcaaTCCTCTACAACTCGATTTGATAATTCGTCAAAAATCCATGTTTCAACCAAGACTCGCAAGAAGGAACGCCCACAAATAAGCCcatttctagattacttttccaAAACAACGAATGCGCCATTGGTTTCCGCTGTACATAGGACCTTCTGAAAAAGCaagcataattttaatttatagaCAATCTGCGACTGACGATAATCGGAATTTCTTTCAACCAACGACTAAAATCAACTTTCAGTTACCTTCACTTTAGGCAAAGCGATTTATTGCGACCAGCAAAGGCAGCCCTTACGAgtaaatcattcaaatttgtaGCGTAATACAAACATTAGCCTTAGTACAGACGCTGGGCGGCTCCCATCGAGGACTTGATGTGCAGCGAGCGGACGTTCTGCCAGTGCTTCTTGAGCAGCGAAACCAGGAAGTTGACGGACAGATGCACGTTCTGGGCCAGCTCATCGGGGCTCATCTTGACGTGGCCGACGGCGACGGACAGACACAGCACCTTCTTCATCTGGAACTTGATGGTGGCCTTGACCTCGTCGATCTTCTGCGTCATCGATTCGCTGTGGGCGAGCAGACCCGGGAACTTACCGGCCTTGTTCAGACCGGGACCGAGCAGACGTGGGATCTGCTTGATCAGCGATTCGGAGGCCAGGAAGGCGTCGTACTTCTTCGCTAGCTTCTTGACCAGCTTCTTGTTCTTGTTGAGCTTCTTCAGCGCTTCGGCATCCATGTACGGGATTTCGTTGGCCTTGGCCTCATCGCAGTGCTGCTGATCTCCCAGGACGCAAACCTGCATCTTCGGGCGGGGAATGTA
Protein-coding sequences here:
- the LOC6032307 gene encoding 60S ribosomal protein L10a translates to MTSKVSKDILYECVNEVLKGSKKKHRRFLETVELQIGLKNYDPQKDKRFSGTVKLKYIPRPKMQVCVLGDQQHCDEAKANEIPYMDAEALKKLNKNKKLVKKLAKKYDAFLASESLIKQIPRLLGPGLNKAGKFPGLLAHSESMTQKIDEVKATIKFQMKKVLCLSVAVGHVKMSPDELAQNVHLSVNFLVSLLKKHWQNVRSLHIKSSMGAAQRLY